A region of the Candidatus Cloacimonadota bacterium genome:
ATACCCCGCGGCTATGATCAAAATTATAAATATGCTGAACTCCTTAAATTCAAAGGTATCTACACATGGTATGAGTGCTCCCCGCCTGATGCTCTTTTCTCATCAAATTTTATCGATTGGTGCTTTAATATTTACAAAGCAATGGTAC
Encoded here:
- a CDS encoding DUF2461 family protein, producing IPRGYDQNYKYAELLKFKGIYTWYECSPPDALFSSNFIDWCFNIYKAMVPLHYWSKEKLV